The nucleotide sequence TGTCACCTTCTAAACGTTAATTTAACAGCCATATATTAACATCTCCGTTATCATATATACAATTCTTTTCGTCGTATGCAAGATGAAGCAGCTTTGAGGGGGGGCGCCCATGGTTCCATATAATGTTGCCATAAGCTCTTTTATTTTCCACAAAATAAGTGATATCGAACTTTAATGGAGATTTATGCAATAAGTTAATCTCTCCCCAGAGGGCCTCTCCTGGATCGGGTCCTTTATATCCACTGAACCAGAAATCTTCAGACGTCAGCGGATATCGCTTAAATTCTGAGATATTGATGCTGATATAGCCGTATATCTGATCGGCGTATGTGGATGAAGTGAGAAGGTGCATCGTCTCAGATGTCGCGAATATTCTCGCACCGAAGATTTCATCGTTTGATATAGCAGAACCATTTACAATATTCTCTTTCATCCATCTACCAGTCATATAGGTTGATTCTTCAACATACCGTTCGTTTATTGGCTTTACGCCGTCTTCAGGCAGGAAATGTATAAACTGATAGTAACCAGAAAAGATGATGCATAACAGCAGAAAAATGGAAAATAAAGGCAGTGTATGTTTTTGTTTTTCCGATATTCTTAGAATATTTAACAAACCTGTACCCGCAAGAAGGACTGCAAATATCGGCAGGAACCACTTCATGTACGTCTGTTCATATACAAAAGTGGTGAGCAGTATTAATGTCAATAGCAGAAACCATTCTCCAAATCTTTTGTCTTGCTTAAATATTAGGTATGCCAGGCCTCCGGCGGCAGGGATGATCAATAATCCAAGGTATCTTACATAACTCACATCTATTGATGCATATCTCGAGTGTTCGATGAAACGACCAGTAAAGAAAGGTATCGAAAACATAAAGAGGAAAGCGCCAATAGTGATAAATGGGGTGACATAAGGAGCAGAAGTTAAAGATGAGATTTTTTCTGAGAATTTTGTATTGATATGATTTTCCAATTTACTATAAAGAACAATAATAAAATATGCAAAGAACGCAGGAATGAGGAAATAGAATAAATGATGCGTTGCCAACAGGAATATCGCTAAAAGGAGGGTTAAAGGAACGTATTTGAGGGATGTACGGCACTTTAACAATAGATACACGAGCAATGGCGCCAGTACTATCAGAGGTCCCCGTGTTGGTATCGTCCAAGTGGTATATCCCAGTACTGCAGGTGTGGTGGAAAAACCAAATGCCACTAAAAATTTGAAAAGGTCGTCATCTACAATCTTCCCTGCCATCAAATAGGCGGTAAACATACTCAGTAGCCCGATAAAAATACAGTACAAAAATATCACCCACCTCATCTCCATTCCTGAACATTGTGAGATACCAGAAAGGAGAAATTGCATCGTACTCGAATATGAAGCAGGATAAAGTCCAAATATCGACAATGGATGAAGGAACCATCTGGCATATCCAAACTCGTTTATTGAGTTTGTCATTATGTGCATCAAAACCGAATCGGGATATACCTCGTGAGGTACGACTTGAAACCGCAGGATAATGTTTAAAGCTAAAAGAAGTACAAATAACCCAGGTTTTATTTTATTGGATAACTTCATTGGTCTCTCAGCTTGAACAGACGGAGCTTATTAATGTTCTTCCACTTGTTCCAAAACTTGTTCCAAAAATATTTTCTAACTTCTTCATCATCTACCTGTTCTTTTCTTTTCATTACACTACCAAGATAACCTGCCAAATACGCAATTCCGACATACCACGGTTCTTTTCCTCTCCTATGGAGTAAATAAATCACAGTTTTAACAAAAACATGAAATGGATGAAGATTTAAATAATGAGCACCTGTACCTTTGTGCATATATCCTTTCCAGTACCCTTCAGCACTACTGACACCTCTTATTTCAGTTGCTATATTCTCTTCAAATCTCCTTGTTTTCCAACCCCTCAATTGTGCTTTTGCCTTCAGCACACTGTCCCATGAATACGATACAGGGATACCTCCACATTTCTCAAAACATTCTCTCTTTATCAGCATATCACCACCAGAAGGTTCATCCTCTGGTAGCCCTTCTATGTGTACCATTTGATCACCAACTGGAAGCTTGATACCCCCACTCGCAACACCCAGTTCAGGATCTCTCTCAAACTCTTTTATTAGATTCTCAAAGAACGTCCTGTCCAATGTTAGATCGCCGTCAACATTAGCTAAATATTCATAATCAATCCCGTTTTTATTGCAATGTTCAATTGCAAAATCAAAACCAGTTCTGACCACCTTCGCTAAGTGCAATCCCAGATCTCTTTTATCACTATTCATTTGAATGCTTTCAATCCAATCATAATTTTTCTTGGCTTCTCTAATTATATCAGGCGTGTTGTCTGTGCTTCCATCATCCACAATAACCCATAACACGGGTTTTAATGTTTGAGATGCTATGGACCGGATAAGATCTGGCAAATTAACTCCTTCGTTCTTAACCGGCGTAACAATGAGATAGTTCTTTTGAGAGTCTGTCATATTCCTTGTGTCCACTCCAAAGAGCCATAATTTACTTTTACCATCTGAACAACCTCGCAACCTCGAACGCCTCTGCAAATTCCACGCCCATGGTGTACCCCCTCGCTTTCGCCAGACCTATGATTGCCTCTTTTTCCATGTATTCCTTCTTGTTCTGTGAAACGTATTCTCCTATACACCTCAATTTATCTTCAAATACCTCGCTAACGTCACTGAATGCCGCTGGTCTAAATTCTATTGTGGTTGAGGGCGTTTCATATAAGAGAATAGCATTCTTCATCCGACGTGAGGCAGATAAGGTGGATTTCGCAATATTCGCATGATCCTGATGAAAGTCCTTGGGAGAGTGGACATACACTATCTCAGGTTCAAGTTCTTTTATATGCTCATCTAACAGACTGACTGTGTCTCCATCATGCATTATCATTGTGTCAGGCAGATTTAAGAAGTGAACATTCTCAACTTCCATTAACTTCGCTGCAGCCATCACTTCAGACTTTCTTCTATCTGCATCTCCACTTTTCTCTCCAAGGGATGCAACGACATAACAGACTTTATCGCCATTCAAAACATGTTTCCTGATCGTGCCCCCACATCCAAGTTCTATATCGTCTGGATGTGCCCCAATCGCAAGAATATTTCTATTTTTCATCCATAACCCTTTTATTAAGGCATCTTGCCCACATTGAACAATGCATCTATCGCCGCCATATCTGGTTCAAAGCCTTCATAACGCTGTTTATAAACGGGATGTTTAAAATCCTGAAATACCACTTTTATGCCTTTCTTCTGGAATAACGAGGTATCAAGATAATTGCGCCCCGCAGCTCCAGAGAGATATGTATCCCCCCCTAATGCCTCAACCATCTCTACCAGCCGCTCAGTGGATCTGGATGTAAAGCCTAACTCGCTGGAAAGTCCTATTTCTGTCTTTATATCAAATGCTTTTTTCAGAAAGTTTATCAGTTCCATGTTCAGCTCAACCAGTTTATCATATCTTTTCTCATAAATCTTCTTCAGTTCGTCTGCATACTCGCTGTAATAAGCCGCACCCTTGTAATTGTCCTCGATATCTTTGAAATGTGCATCCGCCCATCCCAATCCTTTCCATGTGCTCACTTCGTTTTTTATCCTTATCTCGTTTATCGGTAGATGTTTCTTCTCAACCGGTACTGTGAGCCATTTCCAGCCATTATGTATTCTGATTCTATTGCGATGCTGGAAATCACTTTTGTTGAACTGTGCGTCATCGTAGATCACGAATAGATCTGATTTTTTCATCTTGTCAAAGAATCCCAGATATGGGAGGTAATTGGGCTGGTGGATTGCGATGATCATTTACATATTACCCATTTTGTAGCTCTTGTGAGGATGTTCCGCAATTGCTTTTGGCACTAAAAAATTCGATTCTTTTTGGTTTTGAAGCCCTATTTGCATTTCTTTTCTTCCATTTTTGAATTGTTGGACAGCCTCTTGTATTTGTGAAAACTCTGTGTATAATCATCTATAAATTCCGTCATAAACTCTGTAACATCTATTTTTTTCATTAAGCAATTTCTCTTTTTTACTCTTCTAGACGTGTTTTTTTTTTGGATAAAAATACGAGTGCTTTATTTATGCCCTTACCTGACTCATCATAAATAAAAATTAGACCATACCTTTCTTCCAGAACAATAAAATTACCCATTTAACTCACCCTTTAACTCATTAATACAATGGATATCGCTACCCCTGACTAATCTAACATTATATCTTCTCGCTACACTTATCCAATTTTCTGAAGGAACACTATATTTTCCATTTATCTCGAGCAAAACCTCTTGTTTCCACATCGACTTAAAAATTTTAATTAACTCCTTTTCAGACAATTCTAAACCGTGTTTAGTTAAAAATGCCCCTGGGTGTGCCCAAGCATTAACATATCTATTTCTCAAAACACTATTTAGACTTTCTATATACATATCAATATCTTCAGGAAAAGAATGAAAGGCGAATATCGAATAATCAACTTCTTTTAAAATCCACTCTTCAACATCGAACCCCCCGTTCGGTAAAACTTTTGCTTCACATCCAGATAATATTATTAGATTGAACTCTTCTCTTGCTTTTTCAATATCGTCTAAAAATTGATTGAAATCGTAATACACGTGATTCGTATTTTTTCTAACGTGCTCTGTAAAGGCAACTAAAGGGATTTTCAATTCTATAGCTTTTTTACAATATTCGGATACACTATTTTTGCCATCTGTATAGTTTGTGTGGATATGCCATTCTCCTTTCAATAGATAGTTGGTATACTTCTTCCAGATTTTCATAATCTCCCCAAAATCGTTGCTTCATTCACTCTGATACCCCCCCAATACCTCATTATTCTTGTTCCCCACACAATATCAAACTCAGGAACTTCTTCCCCTAATGCATATTTAACCGCTCCATAAATGATGTTTGCTCCTGCAAATGTCGCCAAAACCATAGTCCCCTGGATTCTTGGATTCGATTCTAAAAGTTTTGGTACATTATTTTCGTCTAATTTAAATTGGAAACCGTAAGCATATCTTAAGTCTAGTGCTTCACTTAATCTTTCAGAATATTCAATTATCTCTTCATTTTTCTCGACAGTTCCGTTAAAAGTTATCCCATACTTTATTAAATCTCTTTTTCTTGGAATTACTGTAAGAGACTCGGTGTTTAACACATCGACAGTATATTCCTTATTGGGTAAATATTCCATAACTAATAAGCGAGGGAATGAAGGTCCCAAAATCTCTTTTAAATTATCCATTTTTAGGTATACTCCTGTTGGTTTCTTAGAGTAGAATATATCTTTTAAATTCATTGATTCATCGATAATTCTTAGCCCTCTCATGCCATTTGATACAGGGGGTTTAACAACAACTCGTTTTTTAGGCCACCCCAATTCATTAGCATATTCAAGTAAATCATTAAAATTATCTGCTAAATAAAACTTAGGCGTTGGAACATCTATTTTATTTGCCGTTTTCATAAGTTTGTATTTGTTGTTTGCTATTTCTATACTATTTCTATCCGATATAGTAATTTCAGTTCCGATATTTCCAAAATCTTTTTTGTGTTCTGCTAATGCAGGTAGTTCCGCTGTATTTTGCGGTAAAAGTACATCAACGCTTTCTTTTTCACAGATATTTAACAATTGTGAGAGATACTCATTATTAGAGGGTTTTGGAATCTGGTAAAATTTGTCACATAAATATTTCCCGATAGCATCTTCTTTCATATCCGTTCCTACTGTCTTTATTTTTCTATTATCAAAGTTTTTTTCGAGTGAATATAAGGTTCCTTTTATTCCGGGAGCTCCTACCCCTGTTATTAGAACAGTTATACCATCCATCGTATCACCTCAAAAGCCTCAGCACATTCTGAATTGCACTGAATTCCTCTTGTTTTCGCTAATCCTTGAATAAACTCTTCTGAGAAGTATGCTTTTTCTTTTGCCAATTGTGATTTATAATTTTTTAACATCTCACATTTTTTAATTATATGTTCTTTTTTTAATTTCACAAATAATTGTGTGTTAAAAGTTACATGGTTCCAAGGCAATTCATAACAAATTATGCTTGACATCGTTTTAAATGCTCTTATCATTTCATTTGCAACTACTTGATGGTCTTGATGGAAATCATTTAGAGATGGACCGAAAACCACCTTAGGTTTAAATTCTTCTCGTATACGTATCAAGTTCTCTAAAATTTCTTGTCTATGATCATCCAAATATCTTACTTTGAAGTTATATATCCTGTAATTTTTTTCTTTCAAACCAAGACTTTCTACAACTCTCAAGAATTCTTTCTTTAAAGTATCCTTTGGTAAATTTTTTGGTAAGGACTCCTCAGCAGCAGAGAACACAATCCATAATATTTTATGCCTTTCTTCGATAAATTTAATTATGCTGCCCCCACAGCCTAACTCTGCATCATCTGTATGGGGGGAAAGGATCAATATTTTCATAAAGACCGCCTCAATCTGAATCTATCTTGATAATTTGGATTCTTTTTCATTATTTTTAAACTTTCTGGATAAATTTCCATAAATTTAATCATAAATGCTGTTACATCAATTTTATCTTTAAGTAACTTCTCTCTTTTTCTTTTTCCTTCCTTTTTTATATTATTTTTTTGGAGGATCTCTACAACTTTACCAATTGCTCCATTCTCAGCATCGGAAATCCACATTAAGTCGTATTTGTTTAAGTCATAAAATATTCCACAATATTTAGCCGTTGTGGATATATGGATTGCGTGTGTTCCCAATACTGCACTCTCGGTCGCCATTGTTCCACCCTCTCCAATATACAAACTCGCATAATACAACAAATCATGTAGCTTCTCTGGCGAGATTTTGATCTTGTACTTCTCCAGTTTCGTATTCAACACCCCTTCTGAAGTAATAAGCACCCGCCCGTATTTATCCAGTTTCCGCACCAATTCCATCTTGTTTTTGATGCCGTGTTGGCATATATCATGCGTTGCCCCCCACGAAACAAAACGCAGGATAATGAAGTTATCATCCCTTCTCAACCCCAGATCATCCAAAACAGATGGATCGGGTTTAAAATAATTTGGATGTAAATATGCGAGTTCGTAATAACCATTAAAACGAACATGTTTCTTTCCAAAATCTCTCATGTAACAATCAGGGGTTACCACAGCATCAGTGAACGGCAAACAAATTTTCTGGGCTACTGTAGCATGTTCTGTATCCTCAAATATAATAAAAGGTTTATTTAAAACAGCACTAACATGCGCTAAATGTGGCAACGCACGACCAACAAAAATATCTGGCTTAAATTCTTTGGCAATCCTGTAAGTACGATATTCCCATCCCAGGAGTGCGATTCCTTTCCTGTAAAGTCCTTGCTGGTTCACCCCGATCAAGGTATAGGGCATGTTAAATCGTTCAAGCAAGTATTCTGTAATCTCTTTCTCCACCGCAACTATTTTAACCTCATGTCCTTCATTCATTAAGTTATCAACTGTATTCTTGAAGAGAAGGACGTGTTTTGGGTGGTTAACACCGACTAATATTTTCATTTTTGTTTTACCTCACTTAAAGAAGTTTTTCGATACATGCCAGTTGATAGTTTGCGATCTCTTCCCAATCGTATTTTGATAACACTTCTTTTGCATCTTCTACTACTTTCCTGTGTTCTTCTTCATTTTCAAGAATATCAAGGACCTTCTCAGCCATATTTTCAGAGTTGCCTGTTTCAGCGGTAATGATGTATTCATTAAATATCTCCTGATAAATCGGTAGGTCGTATCCTACTACTGGTAATCCACATGCCAGCGCCTCAAGAATTACTACTGGCTGTGCCTCCTGATAACTCGGATAGACGAATACTCTCGATTCTTTCATCAATCTGTATTTTTCTTCACCTTCTTTCCAGCCTTCAATTTTTATATTCTCGCTTAGCCCCTTTTCTTTTATCTTTTTCTCCAATTCGCCTCTTTCCGGACCGTCTCCTATTATACAAAGTTTCATAGAGGGTTCTCTCTCCACAACAAAACCCCAAATATCTACAAGGTCATAGATACCTTTATTCCAAACTAACCGTCCAAGAAATACGCCTTCATATTTTTTGATTTTAACATCAACGTTCTCAATTTCGTTACAGGGGATGCCATTATTTACCACAACTACCTTTTCCAATGGAAAACCTGTTTCAATAAAATAATCCCTTGTAGCTTCGTTCACCACAAAAATCAGGTCAAAAGATCTGGCTAAGAAGACGCATAGCTTCCAATTCATTATAGAAATTGTTCTGCGTAAAAAATTCATCTTTTTAAGAACTTCGAACCTCGCCGATGGTGGTACAACATGAAAATATACCACTCTTTTTGCCTTTCCCTTCATAAACATACAGGGTATCATGTTCTGTGGTAGATAATTTGGAGCGGTGACGACATCATACTTCTCTTTAAGTTTTCGGAGTTCCATGATGCTTTTTATCGTTCTGAAAAGATAATTTAAATACCTGTTCTTACTCTCATCAAAAGGTGCTGTGTATAAAATCACTTCTTTATTGAGATTTGGATCCTTTTGAATATGCGATTCTGCCACTTTATACCCGGCCTTTGAGATGAAAAAATGCACTTTATTCGAGGTTGACCAGTAATTCGCAACTTCAACGATATGCCGACTACCGCCCCCAATGACACCTACGAGTGAATTAAAAATTACTAAAATCTTCAGTTTCTTCTCTGACATATATTTATCACTAAGCTCCCTGATTTCTTCTCAATAGTTCCTTCATATTTGTATAAGCAAAGAACATCATTGGTAATGGATCTTTACAGGATATGATATCGTCAGACATTATTCCATCAAAATTTAAAAAATCCTTAAGGATTTGTACACGATTATTTGAATGCCTGAGATGGCTAAAGAGTGCTCGTAGATCGTTCATCAAAAACCTTGTTCTGACCCCTAATTTATAGTTAAGAACGGGTGTTATATCTCCTTCTGTAGCCATCTTATATAGAAGATATGGAAAATCAACCCCTGCTGTGATCGCTTGATTTATCGAACCCCAGAATCTCGGGTTTACCTCTATCAAAACTGGTTTATTAGTCCGTTTATCCAGCTTGAACTCGACCATCGCGACACCATGCCAGTCTATGTATTCCAACAATTTGATTGCGATTTCCTCCATCTCCGGATGCCTCACGCTTTCTCTGAATGTGCTTGGACCCCCTGTGATAGGATATTCCCTCAAACGCTTGTGGGTGAACAAAGCTCTAAGATCGCCCTGATTGAACAAGACTGATACGCCATATCCATCACCCGGAATAAATTCTTGAATAAGAGGATAACATGAAGGATCGAGATTATAGTCCAGGATAGACTGTTTATAGTTGTAGATGAATTCATCCTTTGAATTTACATACTGGATACCCATGCTGCTTGTAGCATCTTTTAACTTGAGTACAGCAGGATATTCAATCATCTCTGCAATATTTCTAATTTCTCTAACATCTTTGACAGTACAGGTTTTAGGTGTGGGTAAGCCAAGTTCTGTTGCGATCTTCACCAGCTGATCTTTGTTATGCAGTTGTAGCATTTTAGGGTGGTCTGCAAATGGTATTTTTGTGTATAACTCAAGTTTGTTCTTGTGCATAGCTATTAGAAGTGTTTCAGTGCTATTTATTGGCATCAGAACTTCGATTTTTCTCTTTTTAACTTCTTTTTCTATTACGTTCTTAAATTCAAGAGGTGATTTTGTGGGAGAAGGACATACAAAGTGACTTTTGGAGTATTTTGAGAAAAAAGCAGCAGAAAATTGTTCGCAGTCAGTGGTTGTAACTTCGATATCTCTTCTACCCAGACTTCTGGTAATAACCAGAGCCTTTGCACCACTTGCACTTGTAACTAGTACACTCATTTTGACCTTTTATTTAGAACTTTATTAATGCACGACTTCACGAAACCCACTGTGCCATCTCTTTTAATCTTTCCTATGCCCACGCTCATCATTCTGAGATGATGGGGCGCCTCACTCCCTGCTATACTAACTTCACCCTTCAGCAAACACGCTTTAATGCTATCAAAGACTAAATCATTTTCCTCAATGATTGTTTGTGCTTGCCCGATCTCAAAGTAAGTATGCGCATCACTTCCAGCGATTATTGGTACCTCAAATTTTTTTGCTGATACCTGCGCTTTTTGATTAAGTTTTTTAGCAGTCCTTGCATTCAATCCCTCTACCAAATCAACCTTTTTTAACAGATCTTCCGGGTTACACAGTCTATTTCGATAAGGGTGTGGCAGAACAGTTATTCCATCCTGATCTTTTATTTCTTCAATCACCTCAGCAAATTCACCTGATTTAATTTCTTCACTCAGGAACAAACCAATCACTTCACCCTTATCAGTTTTTATTTCAGCCCCTACAATCACCATAAAATCCCCATCAGGTACGGCCGATTTTGTTTTTATCGCTCCTTTGATGGTATTATGGTCAGTAACTGCTATGCCAGAAAGCCCTTTCTTTTTTGCTATTTTAATGATTCTTTCTGGTTTTAAGATCGAGTCCTGTGAGTATATACTATGTATATGGAGGTCAAAGATGCTTGGAGAATCAGTTATATCAATCATGAAAACTCGTTCTATACTTTACGATTCCTGCTTTACCGACGTTTTTCACATTCTGCCATATCAGATCCTTCACCCAGCTACCAAAATTATCACTCCATCGCTCTGGGTGCGTTGAAATACATATCTGTTCTGATACCTCATTTTTTAACAGATCGATAACATCATCTGTGGATTTAACCTGATAAATAGACTCTACACCCACAACATCTTTCACACTATACTTTGAGCTGTTCCAGGTTCTGCCAGTGTCTGTTAAATAAAGAACCTTTTCATAGTCAATTGAAAGATAAGGCTCTCCTATAATGTCAAAATCTTTGAAATTATACTTTTTCCATAAATCACGATTATCCCATGAAGATAACGGATTTCCATGCATACATATCGTTTTAAGATCACACAGTTTTCTGAACTCTTTTAACTCGTCCTCAAAGATCTTTATCGCTTTTTTAAAATCGCCTTTCGCTCTGTCCAATACTTCATAATGGTAACCAATCTCATGTCCAGAATCATTTATAGCCCGGATAATATCTGGCTTGAAGACATCGGATACTGTTCTGAAGTAGTAAGTAGATGATATCCCGTGATCTTTTTCGATCTCTGCCACCTTCATTGCCTGTTCAGGTTTCCTATCCACATCATGACGTAAAATCACGCACTTCTGCTGTTGATCTTCCAGAAAGGTGCGGACACTCATTGGTATGTAATCAGAATCTACAATCGCTTTACATAACTTGTTATATTTTTCGAGCGTGAAGTCCAGCATAAAAACTATTCACTTCGTCCAAGGTAGAATATGTAGTCTGGGTCCTTCAGCCATGCCCTTAACGATGGTGCCCACTCAAAGACACGATTCTTTTCACAGATGTCTGACATTTTTTCCGCTCGCTTCAATCCGTGCCTGAAAATCCGTGTTCCTACAGTCTCTACCAACCTATCCATAAGCACAGAAAGCTTGTTCACAACCAGATCGTTCACTATCTCACCTTGAGCACGGGCATACCACATCGAAGCTCTGTATAACGCCTTCTCCAGTCGATTGAGTTTACGCCAGTTACCGTTTCTAAACCCACGTCTGAATTTTTGGAAGATCTCCTGGTGTGTGAACTTTTTACACATATCACATATTTTATTTCAAATATATATAAACTTTTTTCAAGTCGTCAATAAACTTTACACTGGTTATAGAAATATCTGACATATCACTAAACTTTGCAATACAGCGTGGCGGTAGCTTTATGAAAAGGAAAGATTATATAGACAGTAATGGATATAATTCAATCAATTCTTCTGGGTTTGATTCAGGGCATCGCAGAATGGCTTCCGATAAGTAGCGAGGGCCAGTCCATGCTCTTCATGATGGAAATTTTAAGGCTCTCTCCTGTGGAAGCATTTTCGATTGCAATCTTTCTCCATCTTGGAACTACACTTGCCGTTATCCTGAAGTTCAGAGCTGAATTTCTTGAGATCCTGAGGTGGCGGATAACATCTAATCCCATTCTTCTTAAAATAATCATCATCTCAACGCTTGCAACTGGAATAACTGGTGTTCCACTTTTCTTTCTCATAAAAGGTTTCAGTCATGGGGATATCTTCACACTTTTAATAGGCGGTATGCTCATACTCACAGGAATTCTTCTAAGAACTCAAGACTCAAAGGATGAGGGGTATAAACGAATCGAAGATATGAAAATCCGTGATATGCTGTTTTTAGGTCTTGCTCAGGGGTTTTCTATCCTCCCTGGTGTATCAAGGTCTGGAACAACAATAACTTTCTTGCTCCTTGATCGAATGAGACAGGAAG is from Candidatus Syntrophoarchaeum caldarius and encodes:
- a CDS encoding glycosyl transferase family 2; protein product: MTDSQKNYLIVTPVKNEGVNLPDLIRSIASQTLKPVLWVIVDDGSTDNTPDIIREAKKNYDWIESIQMNSDKRDLGLHLAKVVRTGFDFAIEHCNKNGIDYEYLANVDGDLTLDRTFFENLIKEFERDPELGVASGGIKLPVGDQMVHIEGLPEDEPSGGDMLIKRECFEKCGGIPVSYSWDSVLKAKAQLRGWKTRRFEENIATEIRGVSSAEGYWKGYMHKGTGAHYLNLHPFHVFVKTVIYLLHRRGKEPWYVGIAYLAGYLGSVMKRKEQVDDEEVRKYFWNKFWNKWKNINKLRLFKLRDQ
- a CDS encoding N-acetylglucosaminyl phosphatidylinositol deacetylase, which translates into the protein MKNRNILAIGAHPDDIELGCGGTIRKHVLNGDKVCYVVASLGEKSGDADRRKSEVMAAAKLMEVENVHFLNLPDTMIMHDGDTVSLLDEHIKELEPEIVYVHSPKDFHQDHANIAKSTLSASRRMKNAILLYETPSTTIEFRPAAFSDVSEVFEDKLRCIGEYVSQNKKEYMEKEAIIGLAKARGYTMGVEFAEAFEVARLFRW
- a CDS encoding WbqC-like protein family — its product is MIIAIHQPNYLPYLGFFDKMKKSDLFVIYDDAQFNKSDFQHRNRIRIHNGWKWLTVPVEKKHLPINEIRIKNEVSTWKGLGWADAHFKDIEDNYKGAAYYSEYADELKKIYEKRYDKLVELNMELINFLKKAFDIKTEIGLSSELGFTSRSTERLVEMVEALGGDTYLSGAAGRNYLDTSLFQKKGIKVVFQDFKHPVYKQRYEGFEPDMAAIDALFNVGKMP
- a CDS encoding histidinol phosphatase — protein: MKIWKKYTNYLLKGEWHIHTNYTDGKNSVSEYCKKAIELKIPLVAFTEHVRKNTNHVYYDFNQFLDDIEKAREEFNLIILSGCEAKVLPNGGFDVEEWILKEVDYSIFAFHSFPEDIDMYIESLNSVLRNRYVNAWAHPGAFLTKHGLELSEKELIKIFKSMWKQEVLLEINGKYSVPSENWISVARRYNVRLVRGSDIHCINELKGELNG
- a CDS encoding carbamoylphosphate synthase large subunit, which encodes MDGITVLITGVGAPGIKGTLYSLEKNFDNRKIKTVGTDMKEDAIGKYLCDKFYQIPKPSNNEYLSQLLNICEKESVDVLLPQNTAELPALAEHKKDFGNIGTEITISDRNSIEIANNKYKLMKTANKIDVPTPKFYLADNFNDLLEYANELGWPKKRVVVKPPVSNGMRGLRIIDESMNLKDIFYSKKPTGVYLKMDNLKEILGPSFPRLLVMEYLPNKEYTVDVLNTESLTVIPRKRDLIKYGITFNGTVEKNEEIIEYSERLSEALDLRYAYGFQFKLDENNVPKLLESNPRIQGTMVLATFAGANIIYGAVKYALGEEVPEFDIVWGTRIMRYWGGIRVNEATILGRL
- a CDS encoding LmbE family protein yields the protein MKILILSPHTDDAELGCGGSIIKFIEERHKILWIVFSAAEESLPKNLPKDTLKKEFLRVVESLGLKEKNYRIYNFKVRYLDDHRQEILENLIRIREEFKPKVVFGPSLNDFHQDHQVVANEMIRAFKTMSSIICYELPWNHVTFNTQLFVKLKKEHIIKKCEMLKNYKSQLAKEKAYFSEEFIQGLAKTRGIQCNSECAEAFEVIRWMV
- a CDS encoding protein containing DUF354, producing the protein MKILVGVNHPKHVLLFKNTVDNLMNEGHEVKIVAVEKEITEYLLERFNMPYTLIGVNQQGLYRKGIALLGWEYRTYRIAKEFKPDIFVGRALPHLAHVSAVLNKPFIIFEDTEHATVAQKICLPFTDAVVTPDCYMRDFGKKHVRFNGYYELAYLHPNYFKPDPSVLDDLGLRRDDNFIILRFVSWGATHDICQHGIKNKMELVRKLDKYGRVLITSEGVLNTKLEKYKIKISPEKLHDLLYYASLYIGEGGTMATESAVLGTHAIHISTTAKYCGIFYDLNKYDLMWISDAENGAIGKVVEILQKNNIKKEGKRKREKLLKDKIDVTAFMIKFMEIYPESLKIMKKNPNYQDRFRLRRSL
- a CDS encoding glycosyltransferase; its protein translation is MSEKKLKILVIFNSLVGVIGGGSRHIVEVANYWSTSNKVHFFISKAGYKVAESHIQKDPNLNKEVILYTAPFDESKNRYLNYLFRTIKSIMELRKLKEKYDVVTAPNYLPQNMIPCMFMKGKAKRVVYFHVVPPSARFEVLKKMNFLRRTISIMNWKLCVFLARSFDLIFVVNEATRDYFIETGFPLEKVVVVNNGIPCNEIENVDVKIKKYEGVFLGRLVWNKGIYDLVDIWGFVVEREPSMKLCIIGDGPERGELEKKIKEKGLSENIKIEGWKEGEEKYRLMKESRVFVYPSYQEAQPVVILEALACGLPVVGYDLPIYQEIFNEYIITAETGNSENMAEKVLDILENEEEHRKVVEDAKEVLSKYDWEEIANYQLACIEKLL
- a CDS encoding carboxylate-amine ligase yields the protein MSVLVTSASGAKALVITRSLGRRDIEVTTTDCEQFSAAFFSKYSKSHFVCPSPTKSPLEFKNVIEKEVKKRKIEVLMPINSTETLLIAMHKNKLELYTKIPFADHPKMLQLHNKDQLVKIATELGLPTPKTCTVKDVREIRNIAEMIEYPAVLKLKDATSSMGIQYVNSKDEFIYNYKQSILDYNLDPSCYPLIQEFIPGDGYGVSVLFNQGDLRALFTHKRLREYPITGGPSTFRESVRHPEMEEIAIKLLEYIDWHGVAMVEFKLDKRTNKPVLIEVNPRFWGSINQAITAGVDFPYLLYKMATEGDITPVLNYKLGVRTRFLMNDLRALFSHLRHSNNRVQILKDFLNFDGIMSDDIISCKDPLPMMFFAYTNMKELLRRNQGA
- a CDS encoding histidinol phosphatase — encoded protein: MIDITDSPSIFDLHIHSIYSQDSILKPERIIKIAKKKGLSGIAVTDHNTIKGAIKTKSAVPDGDFMVIVGAEIKTDKGEVIGLFLSEEIKSGEFAEVIEEIKDQDGITVLPHPYRNRLCNPEDLLKKVDLVEGLNARTAKKLNQKAQVSAKKFEVPIIAGSDAHTYFEIGQAQTIIEENDLVFDSIKACLLKGEVSIAGSEAPHHLRMMSVGIGKIKRDGTVGFVKSCINKVLNKRSK